Below is a genomic region from Citrobacter tructae.
GGCGCTGGTATCCACGCGCGTCAGCAATACGCGGTATTTTCGCCAGGCATCAAAGCGGGCTTTTTCGTCGTCCGTCGCCATATCAAGATCAACCGCATCCTGTAGAGGGGCGATTTGCTCACTGGCGATATTGATCAGCGCAGCTTTGGTGGCGTTTGCTTCGGCTACTGCTGCCGCCTTTTGTGCCACTTCATCCGTCACCCAGCGCTCACCGTTCCATTTATCATAAGGCGTAGCGGGTTCGTAAAGCGTGGTATTTGCAGGGTAATCACCCGGTGCAGTGACTTGCAGGGGTTCACCTGTTTTGGTGCTCCAGACGGTTTCACCACGATGATCCACCAGATATTCCCACCCGGTCAGCTCGCTGTTCCGGCAGACCACACACCCACTCTTTGCTTTCAGCGGCTTATCTGTGCAGGCATTGGCTGGAATAC
It encodes:
- a CDS encoding tail fiber assembly protein, which encodes MQTAILENGFAIVAGVIVVFNYDGNSREYLTQSTEFLPVGVGIPANACTDKPLKAKSGCVVCRNSELTGWEYLVDHRGETVWSTKTGEPLQVTAPGDYPANTTLYEPATPYDKWNGERWVTDEVAQKAAAVAEANATKAALINIASEQIAPLQDAVDLDMATDDEKARFDAWRKYRVLLTRVDTSASPAITWPEAPAA